In Streptomyces sp. 840.1, one DNA window encodes the following:
- the mfd gene encoding transcription-repair coupling factor produces the protein MSLHGLLDVVVRDPALSEAVQAAGDGHRMHIDLVGPPAARPFAVAALARDAGRTVLAVTATGREAEDLAAALRTLLPPDTVAEYPSWETLPHERLSPRSDTVGRRLAVLRRLAHPRQDDPETGPVSVVVAPVRSVLQPQVKGLGDLEPVALRIGQSADLGETVEALAAAAYSRVELVEKRGEFAVRGGILDVFPPTEEHPLRVEFWGDDVEEIRYFKIADQRSLEIADHGLWAPPCRELLLTDQVRERAAALAEQHPELGELLNKIAEGIAVEGMESLAPVLVDDMELLIDVLPEGSMAVVCDPERVRTRAADLVATSQEFLEASWAATAGGGEAPIDVGAASLRGIADVRDRARELEMMWWSISPFAADEDLTQTYAAGTAGDTLKLRMHAPEAYRGDTARALADTKGWLADGWRTVYVTEGQGLASRTVEVLGGEGIPARLDADLGEISPSLVHVSCGAIDHGLVDPELKLAVLTETDLTGQRTAIKDLGRMPARRRKSIDPLTLETGDYIVHEQHGVGRYIEMVQRTVQGATREYLLVEYAPAKRGQPGDRLYIPTDQLEQVTKYVGGEAPTLHRLGGADWTKTKARAKKAVKEIAGDLIKLYAARMAAPGHVFGPDTPWQRELEDAFPHAETPDQLSTIAEVKEDMEKSVPMDRLICGDVGYGKTEIAVRAAFKAVQDGKQVAVLVPTTLLVQQHFGTFTERYAQFPVNVRALSRFQSEAQSKSTLEGLREGSVDLVIGTHRLFSSETKFKDLGLVIVDEEQRFGVEHKEQLKKLRANVDVLTMSATPIPRTLEMAVTGIREMSTITTPPEERHPVLTFVGPYEEKQIGAAIRRELLREGQAFYIHNRVESIDRAAARLREIVPEARIATAHGQMSEQALEQVVVDFWEKKFDVLVSTTIVESGIDISNANTLIVERGDNFGLSQLHQLRGRVGRGRDRGYAYFLYPPEKPLTETAHERLATIAQHTEMGAGMYVAMKDLEIRGAGNLLGGEQSGHIAGVGFDLYIRMVGEAVAGYRTALEGGGEEEEAPLEVKIELPVDAHIPHDYAPGERLRLQAYRSIASATSEEDIRAVREELTDRYGKLPEAVENLLLVAGLRMLARACGVSDIVLQGQNIRFAPVELRESQELRLKRLHPKTIIKPALHQILVPRPTAGRIGGKPVVGRELLAWTGEFLTTILGS, from the coding sequence ATGAGCCTGCACGGTCTGCTGGATGTCGTCGTACGTGACCCGGCACTGTCCGAAGCGGTGCAGGCCGCCGGCGACGGCCACCGGATGCACATCGACCTGGTGGGACCGCCGGCCGCCAGGCCCTTCGCGGTCGCCGCGCTGGCCAGGGACGCCGGACGGACCGTGCTCGCCGTCACCGCGACCGGACGCGAGGCCGAGGACCTCGCGGCGGCGCTGCGCACGCTGCTGCCGCCGGACACGGTCGCGGAGTACCCGTCCTGGGAGACGCTGCCCCACGAGCGGCTCTCGCCGCGCTCCGACACCGTGGGGCGCCGCCTCGCCGTGCTGCGGCGCCTGGCGCACCCCAGGCAGGACGACCCGGAGACCGGGCCGGTCTCCGTCGTCGTCGCGCCGGTGCGTTCCGTGCTCCAGCCGCAGGTCAAGGGGCTCGGTGACCTGGAGCCCGTGGCGCTGCGGATCGGCCAGAGCGCCGACCTGGGGGAGACGGTCGAGGCGCTCGCCGCCGCCGCGTACTCCCGGGTCGAGCTGGTCGAGAAGCGCGGCGAGTTCGCGGTGCGCGGCGGCATCCTGGACGTCTTCCCGCCGACCGAGGAACACCCGCTCCGGGTGGAGTTCTGGGGCGACGACGTCGAGGAGATCCGCTACTTCAAGATCGCCGACCAGCGGTCCCTGGAGATCGCCGACCACGGGCTGTGGGCGCCGCCCTGCCGCGAGCTGCTGCTGACCGACCAGGTCCGCGAGCGGGCCGCCGCACTCGCGGAGCAACACCCCGAGCTGGGCGAACTCCTCAACAAGATCGCCGAGGGCATCGCGGTGGAGGGCATGGAATCGCTCGCCCCGGTCCTCGTCGACGACATGGAACTGCTGATCGACGTGCTGCCCGAGGGCTCGATGGCCGTGGTCTGCGACCCCGAGCGGGTCCGCACCCGGGCCGCGGACCTGGTCGCCACCAGCCAGGAGTTCCTGGAGGCCTCCTGGGCGGCCACCGCGGGCGGCGGCGAGGCCCCGATCGACGTCGGCGCGGCCTCGCTGCGCGGCATCGCGGACGTCCGCGACCGGGCCCGCGAGCTGGAGATGATGTGGTGGTCGATCTCCCCGTTCGCCGCCGACGAGGACCTGACGCAGACATATGCCGCCGGCACGGCGGGGGACACCCTCAAGCTCCGGATGCACGCCCCGGAGGCGTACCGGGGCGACACCGCCCGCGCCCTCGCGGACACCAAGGGCTGGCTGGCCGACGGCTGGCGCACGGTGTACGTCACCGAGGGCCAGGGCCTCGCCTCGCGCACGGTGGAGGTGCTGGGCGGCGAGGGCATCCCGGCCCGTCTGGACGCCGACCTGGGCGAGATCTCGCCGTCCCTGGTCCACGTCTCCTGCGGCGCCATCGACCACGGGCTCGTCGACCCGGAACTGAAGCTCGCCGTCCTGACCGAGACGGACCTGACCGGCCAGCGCACCGCCATCAAGGACCTGGGCCGGATGCCGGCCCGCCGCCGCAAGAGCATCGACCCGCTGACGCTGGAGACGGGCGACTACATCGTCCACGAGCAGCACGGCGTGGGCCGCTACATCGAGATGGTGCAGCGCACGGTGCAGGGCGCCACCCGCGAGTACCTCCTGGTCGAGTACGCCCCCGCCAAGCGCGGCCAGCCCGGCGACCGGCTCTACATCCCGACCGACCAGCTGGAACAGGTCACCAAGTACGTCGGCGGTGAGGCGCCCACGCTGCACCGGCTCGGCGGCGCCGACTGGACCAAGACGAAGGCCCGCGCCAAGAAGGCCGTCAAGGAGATCGCCGGCGACCTGATCAAGCTCTACGCGGCCCGGATGGCGGCCCCCGGTCACGTCTTCGGCCCGGACACCCCCTGGCAGCGCGAACTGGAGGACGCCTTCCCGCACGCGGAGACGCCCGACCAGCTCTCCACCATCGCCGAGGTCAAGGAGGACATGGAGAAGTCCGTCCCCATGGACCGGCTGATCTGCGGCGACGTCGGCTACGGCAAGACGGAGATCGCGGTGCGCGCGGCCTTCAAGGCGGTCCAGGACGGCAAGCAGGTCGCCGTCCTCGTCCCCACGACCCTCCTGGTCCAGCAGCACTTCGGCACGTTCACCGAGCGGTACGCCCAGTTCCCCGTCAACGTGCGGGCGCTGAGCCGCTTCCAGTCCGAGGCCCAGTCCAAGTCGACGCTCGAAGGGCTGCGCGAGGGCTCCGTCGACCTGGTCATCGGCACCCACCGGCTGTTCTCCTCCGAGACGAAGTTCAAGGACCTCGGCCTGGTCATCGTTGACGAGGAACAGCGCTTCGGCGTCGAGCACAAGGAGCAGCTGAAGAAGCTCCGCGCCAACGTGGACGTCCTCACCATGTCCGCGACGCCCATCCCCCGTACGCTCGAAATGGCGGTGACCGGCATCCGCGAGATGTCGACGATCACCACCCCGCCCGAGGAGCGCCACCCCGTCCTCACCTTCGTCGGCCCCTACGAGGAGAAGCAGATCGGCGCGGCCATCCGCCGCGAACTGCTCCGCGAGGGCCAGGCGTTCTACATCCACAACCGCGTCGAGTCGATCGACCGGGCCGCCGCCCGGCTGCGCGAGATCGTCCCCGAGGCGCGGATCGCCACAGCACATGGTCAGATGTCCGAACAGGCCCTGGAGCAGGTGGTGGTGGACTTCTGGGAGAAGAAGTTCGACGTCCTGGTCTCCACCACGATCGTCGAGTCCGGCATCGACATCTCCAACGCCAACACCCTGATCGTGGAGCGCGGCGACAACTTCGGCCTTTCCCAGCTCCACCAGCTGCGCGGCCGGGTGGGCCGGGGCCGGGACCGCGGCTACGCCTACTTCCTCTACCCGCCGGAGAAGCCGCTCACCGAGACGGCCCACGAGCGCCTCGCCACGATCGCCCAGCACACCGAGATGGGCGCGGGCATGTACGTGGCCATGAAGGACCTGGAGATCCGCGGCGCCGGAAACCTCCTGGGCGGCGAGCAGTCGGGCCACATCGCGGGCGTCGGCTTCGACCTGTACATCCGCATGGTCGGCGAGGCGGTCGCCGGCTACCGGACCGCGCTGGAGGGCGGCGGCGAGGAGGAGGAAGCGCCGCTGGAGGTCAAGATCGAGCTCCCGGTCGACGCGCACATCCCGCACGACTACGCCCCGGGCGAGCGGCTCCGCCTGCAGGCCTACCGCTCGATCGCCTCGGCCACCTCGGAGGAGGACATCCGGGCGGTCCGCGAGGAGCTCACCGACCGCTACGGCAAGCTCCCGGAAGCGGTCGAGAACCTCCTCCTGGTGGCCGGCCTGCGCATGCTGGCCCGCGCCTGCGGCGTCAGCGACATCGTGCTCCAGGGCCAGAACATCCGCTTCGCCCCGGTGGAACTGCGCGAGTCGCAGGAGCTCCGCCTGAAGCGCCTCCACCCCAAGACGATCATCAAGCCGGCCCTCCACCAGATCCTGGTCCCGCGCCCGACGGCCGGCCGGATCGGCGGCAAGCCGGTGGTGGGCCGCGAACTCCTGGCGTGGACGGGGGAGTTCCTGACGACGATCCTGGGGTCGTGA
- a CDS encoding helix-turn-helix transcriptional regulator, which produces MDSSNRMGDIEITDPQAMRALAHPVRLAILDHLRRDGPATATELAPDVGATPSVTSWHLRHLASFGLVRDAEPGPDRRQRRWEAVARGFRFEEPQDPADVEGRSAARELSRQMFLRHADAPARWVDEVEPVLDPAWRGPAGLADTRVTVSAEELAAIQDGIERILAPYVTRDPADRPAGSRGVRLMRYVLPEAAGEQSQAEADRQVDHGEVRQADRRTQGADRREERQADRRAGRRKP; this is translated from the coding sequence ATGGACTCCAGTAACCGCATGGGCGATATCGAGATCACCGACCCGCAGGCGATGCGGGCACTGGCGCATCCGGTGCGGCTGGCGATCCTCGATCACCTACGCCGGGACGGGCCGGCCACCGCGACCGAACTCGCACCGGACGTGGGGGCGACCCCGTCGGTGACCAGCTGGCATCTGCGCCACCTCGCGAGCTTCGGGCTGGTCCGCGACGCCGAACCCGGCCCGGACCGCCGGCAGCGACGATGGGAGGCGGTGGCGCGGGGCTTCCGGTTCGAGGAGCCGCAGGACCCGGCGGACGTCGAGGGCCGGTCGGCGGCGCGCGAACTGTCGCGGCAGATGTTTCTGCGTCACGCGGACGCCCCGGCCCGCTGGGTCGATGAGGTCGAGCCCGTACTCGATCCGGCGTGGCGCGGTCCGGCCGGGCTGGCCGACACCCGTGTCACGGTCTCGGCCGAGGAACTCGCGGCCATCCAGGACGGGATCGAGCGGATTCTCGCGCCGTACGTCACGCGCGACCCGGCCGACCGGCCCGCCGGAAGCCGTGGCGTACGGCTGATGCGCTACGTCCTGCCGGAAGCAGCCGGAGAGCAGAGCCAGGCGGAGGCGGACCGGCAGGTGGACCACGGAGAGGTACGGCAGGCGGACCGCCGGACACAGGGAGCGGACCGCCGGGAAGAGCGGCAGGCGGACCGCCGGGCAGGGCGGCGGAAGCCATGA
- a CDS encoding GntR family transcriptional regulator, translating into MTVPRTEADAVDRRSLHERIAADLRDQIMGGDLAPGARLPSTVHLKERFNASNATVQKALLLLKEEQLVIGKAGAAVTVREHRQRTVRPASYMAPAGSGEPYRWLAEATRAGSRAHSTLLEVAECEPPADVAEALRLPEGGTALLRRQLLVVDGEPVELVASYYPLDIVAGTAMTVRRKIPGGTPTLLAELGHPPRLSVDRVSARVPTQDQYQALRLPGGLPVLRTLRVVYSEAARPIEVTVMVKAGHLYELQYEFTAE; encoded by the coding sequence ATGACTGTGCCCAGAACCGAAGCGGATGCCGTCGACCGCCGTTCACTGCACGAACGGATCGCGGCCGACCTCAGGGACCAGATCATGGGCGGAGATCTCGCTCCCGGCGCCCGCCTGCCGTCCACCGTGCACCTCAAGGAACGGTTCAACGCCTCGAACGCCACCGTGCAGAAGGCCCTGCTGCTACTCAAAGAAGAACAATTGGTAATCGGCAAGGCCGGTGCCGCGGTAACGGTCCGCGAGCATCGCCAGCGAACCGTCCGCCCGGCCTCGTACATGGCACCGGCAGGTTCGGGGGAGCCGTACCGCTGGCTGGCCGAGGCGACCAGGGCGGGCTCCCGTGCGCACAGCACACTGCTTGAGGTGGCCGAGTGCGAACCTCCCGCAGATGTTGCGGAGGCCCTTCGCCTGCCGGAGGGCGGCACCGCGCTCCTGCGGCGTCAGCTCCTCGTGGTCGACGGCGAACCGGTCGAACTCGTGGCGTCGTACTACCCGCTGGACATCGTCGCCGGCACGGCGATGACGGTGCGCCGGAAGATCCCGGGCGGGACACCCACGCTGCTCGCGGAGCTGGGCCACCCGCCGCGGCTCAGCGTGGACCGGGTCTCGGCGCGGGTGCCTACGCAGGATCAGTACCAGGCGCTCCGGCTGCCCGGTGGGCTCCCGGTCCTGCGAACGCTGCGCGTTGTCTACAGCGAGGCCGCACGGCCCATCGAAGTGACCGTCATGGTGAAGGCCGGCCATCTGTACGAGCTGCAGTACGAGTTCACGGCGGAGTGA
- a CDS encoding MFS transporter has translation MSDEGLPPAISLWRDRRFARFWAGNSVSQFGDRITELALPLIAIGALDASANQVAWLTALIWTPNLLAILLGAWVDHQAHKRRLMILADLVRAAVLLSLPAAQLLGAVTLTHLYAAALLTGAAGVLFNTAYPPFFVRLVPRASYVDANSKLSASRSASYVAGPAIGGALVQALTAPVALVVDALTFLVSAVLIGRVRVEEPPAATRGASGTSLLRRSREGLAFVVRHPVLRASLGCAATVNFFTFVGGSGLLVLFASRSLGLSAGVIGLALGAGATGGLLGAVCAPAISRRLGMGRSIAVGAVLFPAPIAIAAAADGPLWLRAGALAASQFLAGFGVMLFDVNLNSLQAAVIPDHMRSRVAGAYSTVNYGTRPVGAIVGGVLATLVGLRPTLLVAAVGGALSLLWLLPSPIPRIRSLDPGALAGVIGNADDGSRRASP, from the coding sequence ATGAGCGACGAGGGCCTGCCGCCCGCGATATCCCTGTGGCGCGATCGCCGGTTCGCCCGCTTCTGGGCCGGCAACTCGGTCTCGCAGTTCGGCGACCGGATCACCGAGCTGGCCCTGCCCCTGATCGCGATCGGCGCGCTGGACGCCTCGGCCAACCAGGTGGCGTGGCTGACCGCGCTCATCTGGACCCCCAACCTGCTCGCGATCCTCCTGGGCGCCTGGGTGGACCACCAGGCACACAAACGCCGCCTGATGATCCTCGCCGACCTCGTGCGCGCCGCGGTGCTGCTGAGCCTGCCGGCGGCTCAGCTGCTGGGGGCGGTGACGCTCACGCACCTGTATGCCGCGGCCTTGCTGACGGGCGCCGCCGGGGTGCTGTTCAACACCGCCTATCCGCCGTTCTTCGTGCGGCTCGTGCCGCGCGCCTCCTATGTGGACGCGAACAGCAAGCTCAGCGCCAGCCGTTCGGCCTCCTACGTCGCAGGTCCCGCGATCGGCGGCGCGCTGGTCCAGGCGCTTACCGCACCCGTCGCCCTCGTGGTGGACGCCCTGACCTTCCTGGTGTCGGCGGTCCTGATCGGCCGGGTCCGGGTCGAGGAACCGCCGGCGGCCACCCGGGGCGCATCCGGGACCTCCCTGCTGCGGCGGTCCAGGGAGGGCCTGGCGTTCGTCGTCCGTCACCCGGTGCTGCGGGCGAGCCTCGGCTGCGCGGCCACCGTCAACTTCTTCACCTTCGTCGGAGGCAGCGGCCTGCTCGTGCTGTTCGCCAGCCGGAGCCTCGGACTGTCGGCAGGCGTGATCGGCCTCGCCCTCGGGGCCGGCGCGACCGGAGGCCTGCTCGGCGCGGTGTGTGCACCCGCGATCTCACGACGGCTCGGCATGGGGCGCAGCATCGCCGTGGGCGCCGTGCTCTTCCCCGCACCGATCGCCATCGCCGCCGCGGCGGACGGCCCGCTCTGGCTCCGCGCGGGGGCGCTCGCCGCGTCGCAGTTCCTCGCCGGCTTCGGCGTCATGCTGTTCGACGTCAACCTCAACTCCCTCCAGGCCGCAGTCATCCCCGATCACATGCGCAGCCGGGTCGCGGGTGCGTACAGCACGGTCAATTACGGGACGCGCCCCGTCGGCGCCATCGTCGGCGGCGTGCTCGCCACGCTCGTCGGGTTGCGACCGACACTCCTGGTGGCCGCCGTCGGGGGAGCCCTGTCGCTGCTCTGGCTGCTGCCGTCCCCGATCCCCCGGATCCGTTCACTGGACCCGGGGGCGCTTGCGGGCGTGATCGGGAACGCGGATGACGGCAGCCGGCGGGCGTCCCCTTGA
- a CDS encoding TetR/AcrR family transcriptional regulator, translating to MTSTGTYHHGDLRRAVLTAALDVIRTEGPGALSLRDLARRAGVSHAAPAHHFKDRTGLLTAIAAEGYELFADALADAPDLRERGVRYVRFATGHPAHFQVMFQPELCREDDPDLVAAKLRASVELRTGVSTLPAARRGGDPRLTGTAAWSLAHGFATLLLSGNLGGAVGDRDPEEVFRSLAASMFEADGAG from the coding sequence ATGACGAGCACCGGCACCTATCACCACGGCGATCTGCGGCGGGCCGTCCTCACCGCCGCGCTCGACGTCATCCGCACCGAGGGCCCCGGCGCGCTGAGCCTGCGCGACCTGGCCCGCCGGGCCGGCGTCTCCCACGCCGCCCCCGCCCACCACTTCAAGGACCGCACGGGCCTGCTCACCGCCATCGCCGCCGAGGGCTACGAGCTCTTCGCCGACGCCCTGGCCGACGCCCCGGACCTGCGCGAGCGCGGGGTGCGGTACGTGCGGTTCGCCACCGGGCACCCGGCGCACTTCCAGGTCATGTTCCAGCCGGAGCTCTGCCGCGAGGACGACCCGGACCTGGTGGCCGCGAAGCTCCGGGCCTCGGTCGAACTGCGAACGGGCGTCAGCACACTCCCCGCCGCCCGCCGCGGCGGGGACCCCCGGCTCACGGGCACCGCCGCCTGGTCCCTGGCCCACGGCTTCGCAACCCTGCTGCTGAGCGGCAACCTGGGCGGCGCGGTGGGCGACCGGGACCCGGAGGAGGTGTTCCGGTCGCTGGCCGCGTCGATGTTCGAGGCGGACGGGGCCGGCTGA
- a CDS encoding ABC transporter permease, with amino-acid sequence MTVWKTSMRNFFAHKGRMALSAVAVLLSVAFVCGTLVFTDTMNTTFDKLFAATSADVTVSPKTAKVDDTPENGKPESLPASVVARVAKADGVKEAEGAVSSMAVTVVDSHNKNMGSDGGAPTIAGNWTRNDLRSMEITSGHAPRGPTEVMVDADTADKHHLKIGDELRTIAVTGDVRARISGIAAFKVTNPGAAIVYLDTATAQQKLLGARDVFTQISVTAEPGVNDTRLKQNVATALNGSAAYKLQTQKEAADSNKDSMGSFLDVMKYAMLGFAGIAFLVGIFLIVNTFSMLVAQRTREIGLMRAIGSSRKQVNRSVLLEAVLLGIVGSVLGVAAGVGLAVGLMKVMGAVGMELSTQDLTIAWTTPVTGLALGIIVTVFAAYIPARRAGKVSPMAALRDSGTPADAKSGWIRAGIGLVLTGGGAAALWATTQADKSSDGSLLLGLGVVLTLIGFIVIGPLLAGVVVRALGVVVLRLFGPVGRLAERNALRNPRRTGATGAALMIGLALVACLSVVGSSMVASATDELDKSVGADFIVKSSTGQLIVPQAAKALTTAPGIEHVTNYKVLGAKLTNPDGSTTDEHVTAADPTYPQDLRRETVAGELSAAYGRNAMSVGDEYATAHGIKVGDTITVAFKAGEPAKLKVAAITSDDTSVDQGAMYMNTATAQRYVPADKMPKNVIMFAKAQDGKEKEAYAALKTSLAQYPQYKVQNQADFKQDLKDQIGQLLNIVYGLLALAIIVAVLGVVNTLALSVVERTREIGLMRAIGLSRRQLRRMIRLESVVIALFGALLGLGLGMGWGTSAQKLLALEGLGVLEIPWPTIITVFVASAFVGLFAALVPAFRAGRMNVLNAIATDG; translated from the coding sequence ATGACCGTCTGGAAGACCTCGATGCGCAACTTCTTCGCGCACAAGGGGCGGATGGCGCTCTCCGCCGTAGCCGTCCTGCTCTCGGTGGCGTTCGTGTGCGGCACGCTCGTCTTCACCGACACGATGAACACCACGTTCGACAAGCTCTTCGCCGCGACATCGGCCGACGTCACCGTCAGCCCCAAGACCGCCAAGGTCGACGACACCCCCGAGAACGGCAAGCCCGAATCACTGCCCGCCTCCGTCGTCGCGCGGGTCGCGAAGGCCGACGGGGTGAAGGAGGCCGAGGGCGCCGTCTCCAGCATGGCCGTCACGGTCGTCGACAGCCACAACAAGAACATGGGCTCCGACGGCGGCGCCCCCACCATCGCCGGCAACTGGACGCGCAACGACCTGCGTTCCATGGAGATCACCTCCGGCCACGCACCGCGCGGCCCGACCGAGGTGATGGTCGACGCCGATACCGCGGACAAGCACCACCTGAAGATCGGTGACGAGCTGCGCACCATCGCCGTCACCGGCGACGTCCGGGCCAGGATCAGCGGCATCGCCGCCTTCAAGGTCACCAACCCCGGTGCGGCGATCGTCTACCTCGACACCGCCACCGCCCAGCAGAAGCTGCTCGGCGCCCGCGACGTCTTCACCCAGATCTCCGTCACCGCCGAACCGGGCGTCAACGACACCCGGTTGAAGCAGAATGTCGCCACCGCCCTGAACGGTTCGGCCGCTTACAAGCTCCAGACCCAGAAGGAGGCCGCGGATTCCAACAAGGACTCCATGGGCTCGTTCCTCGACGTCATGAAGTACGCGATGCTCGGCTTCGCCGGGATCGCCTTCCTCGTCGGCATCTTCCTGATCGTCAACACCTTCTCGATGCTGGTGGCCCAGCGCACCCGCGAGATCGGCCTGATGCGGGCCATCGGCTCCAGCCGCAAGCAGGTCAACCGCTCCGTGCTCCTGGAGGCGGTGCTGCTCGGCATCGTCGGCTCGGTCCTCGGCGTCGCCGCCGGGGTCGGCCTCGCCGTCGGCCTGATGAAGGTCATGGGCGCGGTGGGCATGGAGCTGTCCACCCAGGACCTCACCATCGCCTGGACCACCCCGGTGACCGGCCTCGCGCTCGGCATCATCGTCACCGTGTTCGCCGCCTACATCCCGGCCCGCCGGGCCGGCAAGGTCTCCCCGATGGCCGCCCTGCGCGACTCCGGGACCCCGGCCGACGCCAAGTCCGGCTGGATCAGGGCCGGCATCGGCCTGGTCCTCACCGGCGGGGGCGCGGCGGCGCTGTGGGCGACCACCCAGGCGGACAAGTCGAGCGACGGCTCGCTCCTCCTCGGCCTGGGCGTGGTCCTCACCCTCATCGGCTTCATCGTGATCGGCCCGCTGCTCGCCGGTGTCGTGGTGCGCGCGCTCGGCGTCGTCGTACTGCGGCTGTTCGGCCCGGTCGGCCGGCTGGCGGAGCGCAACGCGCTGCGCAACCCGCGCCGCACCGGAGCCACCGGCGCCGCCCTGATGATCGGCCTCGCCCTGGTGGCCTGCCTCTCGGTGGTGGGCTCCTCCATGGTCGCCTCGGCCACCGACGAGCTGGACAAGTCCGTGGGCGCCGACTTCATCGTGAAGTCCTCCACCGGCCAGCTGATCGTCCCGCAGGCCGCGAAGGCCCTGACGACCGCACCCGGCATCGAGCACGTCACGAACTACAAGGTCCTCGGCGCGAAGCTCACCAACCCCGACGGTTCGACGACGGACGAGCACGTCACCGCCGCCGACCCGACGTACCCGCAGGACCTGCGGCGCGAGACCGTCGCCGGTGAGCTGTCCGCGGCCTACGGCAGGAACGCGATGTCGGTCGGGGACGAGTACGCCACCGCCCACGGCATCAAGGTCGGCGACACGATCACCGTCGCGTTCAAGGCAGGCGAACCGGCGAAGCTGAAGGTCGCCGCGATCACCTCGGACGACACGAGCGTGGACCAGGGCGCGATGTACATGAACACCGCGACGGCCCAGCGGTACGTCCCCGCCGACAAGATGCCCAAGAACGTGATCATGTTCGCCAAGGCGCAGGACGGCAAGGAGAAGGAGGCCTACGCCGCCCTCAAGACCTCGCTCGCCCAGTACCCGCAGTACAAGGTGCAGAACCAGGCCGACTTCAAGCAGGACCTGAAGGACCAGATCGGCCAGCTCCTGAACATCGTGTACGGCCTGCTCGCCCTGGCGATCATCGTCGCGGTCCTCGGTGTCGTGAACACCCTGGCCCTCTCGGTCGTCGAGCGGACCCGCGAGATCGGCCTGATGCGCGCCATCGGCCTCTCCCGCCGCCAGCTGCGCCGGATGATCAGACTGGAATCCGTGGTCATCGCCCTGTTCGGCGCCCTGCTCGGCCTCGGGCTCGGGATGGGCTGGGGCACCTCGGCCCAGAAGCTGCTGGCCCTGGAGGGCCTCGGCGTCCTGGAGATCCCGTGGCCGACCATCATCACGGTCTTCGTCGCCTCGGCCTTCGTCGGACTGTTCGCCGCCCTGGTCCCCGCGTTCCGGGCCGGCCGGATGAACGTCCTGAACGCCATCGCCACGGACGGGTGA
- a CDS encoding GntR family transcriptional regulator has translation MGDSEWISASVPYLAATSGAPGDAWGAEAAAEGRRGSQRIVQAGEVEAPEHVAELLGLPAGQRVVARRRIMYLDGEPCELTDTYYPVDIAGGTGLAGVRKIAGGAIRLLADLGHVGVRVREEVTARPATGQEREQLCLAEGEPVLQLTRLTLDDSGRAIQADVMAMPPRRQKLRYEIRIG, from the coding sequence ATGGGCGACAGTGAATGGATCAGCGCTTCGGTGCCCTACCTCGCCGCGACTTCCGGGGCTCCAGGTGACGCGTGGGGTGCGGAGGCCGCCGCCGAGGGGCGTCGTGGCAGCCAGCGCATTGTTCAGGCGGGCGAAGTGGAGGCACCGGAACATGTCGCTGAGCTGCTGGGGCTGCCCGCCGGGCAGCGCGTCGTCGCCCGGCGCAGGATCATGTATCTCGACGGTGAGCCGTGCGAGTTGACGGACACGTACTATCCCGTGGACATCGCGGGCGGCACGGGTCTGGCCGGCGTCCGGAAGATCGCGGGCGGGGCGATCAGGCTGCTCGCGGACCTGGGTCACGTGGGAGTCCGCGTGCGAGAGGAAGTGACCGCGCGCCCGGCGACCGGGCAGGAGCGGGAACAACTGTGCCTGGCGGAAGGGGAACCCGTGCTGCAACTCACCCGGCTCACTCTGGACGACTCTGGCAGGGCCATTCAGGCAGACGTCATGGCGATGCCGCCGCGACGCCAGAAGCTGCGGTACGAGATCAGGATCGGATGA
- a CDS encoding ABC transporter ATP-binding protein yields MTTAVTIPRHEGTGGRTAVAARARQVVKAYGAGETRVVALDHVDVDIARGQFTAIMGPSGSGKSTLMHCLAGLDTVTSGQIHLSETEITGLKDKKLTQLRRDRIGFIFQAFNLLPTLNALENITLPMDIAGRKPDAAWLRQVVETVGLSERLKHRPTELSGGQQQRVAVARALAAQPEIIFGDEPTGNLDSRAGAEVLDFLRKSVDELGQTIVMVTHDPVAASYADRVLYLADGRIVDEMLNPTADQVLDRMKDFDARGRTS; encoded by the coding sequence GTGACAACGGCTGTGACCATTCCCAGGCACGAAGGCACTGGAGGGCGTACGGCTGTTGCTGCGCGGGCGCGGCAGGTCGTCAAGGCGTACGGGGCCGGAGAGACCCGGGTCGTCGCCCTCGACCACGTCGATGTGGACATCGCACGCGGCCAGTTCACCGCGATCATGGGCCCGTCCGGCTCCGGCAAGTCGACGCTGATGCACTGCCTGGCCGGTCTGGACACCGTGACCTCCGGGCAGATCCACCTCTCGGAGACCGAGATCACCGGCCTCAAGGACAAGAAGCTCACCCAGCTCCGGCGGGACCGGATCGGGTTCATCTTCCAGGCCTTCAACCTCCTGCCGACGCTGAACGCGCTGGAGAACATCACGCTGCCGATGGACATCGCCGGCCGCAAGCCGGACGCCGCCTGGCTGCGCCAGGTCGTGGAGACCGTGGGCCTCTCCGAGCGGCTCAAGCACCGGCCGACCGAGCTCTCCGGCGGCCAGCAGCAGCGCGTCGCGGTGGCGCGGGCACTCGCCGCCCAGCCGGAGATCATCTTCGGTGACGAGCCGACCGGGAACCTGGACTCGCGGGCCGGCGCCGAGGTGCTCGACTTCCTGCGCAAGTCCGTGGACGAGCTCGGCCAGACCATCGTCATGGTCACCCACGACCCGGTCGCCGCCTCCTACGCGGACCGGGTGCTCTATCTCGCCGACGGACGCATCGTCGACGAGATGCTCAACCCCACCGCCGACCAGGTGCTGGACCGGATGAAGGACTTCGACGCGCGCGGGCGGACCTCATGA